The following are encoded together in the Phycisphaerae bacterium genome:
- a CDS encoding sigma-70 family RNA polymerase sigma factor produces the protein MASDRALLDRYVENHDPGAFAQLVSRYADFAYGLARRRSPEGAQSEQPVKEAFEALAQNSPSVSFPLADWFHATISRSEQPGPAVQQATEPTWAEMADHVHAAIPALPQEVRAPILLRYLDGRSPTETAEFIGADEKSTPKWLQMGIRELHRRLEEAGFKVTLMGLHAGLEAVPRASAPAAFKQQLAQLAYSGVGRPTFRSRLAPIGVAAGRWYRRRGKATASVGLVLVAIGTGGILLYQRMDNIAEWLHTARDEAERSHARAANNRPRPTPTPEPTYTEKLKEIESGKFFTIDLRKHCTTPMTEPREGDELKNDWSCLPVGQQEFRGVPFDIIDQKTNNDLSMIELITTKHERTELPKEVTGIDFGNRKAKRLYFLHTMGWGSEPGELGQYRVHYQGREEPEVIPIVNDKNITDWWNPREVSEAYIGWIGSNGLGKVGIHVFPWVNPRPDLPIASVDFVSNDVGPILGLAALTAEE, from the coding sequence ATGGCGAGCGACAGAGCGCTGCTGGACCGCTATGTCGAAAATCACGATCCCGGGGCATTCGCCCAACTGGTTTCACGTTACGCCGATTTTGCCTACGGCTTGGCCCGCCGCCGATCGCCGGAAGGGGCTCAGTCCGAGCAGCCGGTCAAAGAGGCGTTTGAAGCCCTGGCTCAGAACTCCCCATCGGTCTCCTTTCCACTGGCCGACTGGTTCCACGCGACGATCAGCCGATCGGAGCAGCCGGGACCGGCCGTGCAACAGGCGACCGAGCCGACCTGGGCGGAAATGGCCGATCACGTGCACGCCGCGATCCCCGCCCTCCCCCAGGAAGTGCGGGCGCCGATCCTCTTGCGTTACCTCGACGGCCGAAGCCCCACCGAAACGGCCGAGTTCATCGGCGCCGACGAAAAGAGCACCCCCAAGTGGCTCCAGATGGGAATCCGCGAACTGCACCGGCGGCTGGAAGAGGCCGGCTTTAAGGTGACGCTGATGGGCCTGCACGCGGGCCTCGAGGCGGTTCCCCGCGCCTCAGCCCCAGCCGCGTTCAAGCAGCAACTGGCCCAGTTGGCCTATTCCGGCGTGGGCCGGCCCACCTTTCGGTCGAGGCTGGCCCCGATCGGCGTGGCCGCCGGGCGATGGTACCGGCGGCGGGGCAAGGCGACGGCTTCCGTCGGTCTGGTGCTGGTGGCCATCGGAACCGGCGGAATCCTGCTCTATCAGCGGATGGACAACATCGCCGAGTGGCTTCACACCGCCCGCGATGAGGCCGAGCGAAGCCATGCCCGCGCAGCCAACAACCGCCCCAGACCCACGCCCACGCCCGAACCGACCTACACCGAAAAACTCAAGGAGATCGAGAGCGGCAAGTTCTTCACCATCGACCTGCGCAAGCACTGCACCACGCCGATGACCGAACCGCGAGAAGGCGACGAGCTCAAGAACGACTGGAGCTGCCTGCCGGTCGGCCAGCAGGAGTTTCGCGGCGTGCCGTTCGATATCATCGACCAGAAGACCAACAACGACCTGTCCATGATCGAACTGATCACCACGAAGCACGAGCGGACCGAACTGCCCAAGGAGGTGACCGGGATCGATTTCGGCAATCGCAAGGCCAAGCGGCTGTACTTCCTCCACACCATGGGATGGGGATCCGAACCGGGCGAACTGGGCCAGTACCGCGTCCATTACCAGGGCCGGGAAGAGCCCGAGGTGATTCCCATCGTCAACGACAAGAACATCACCGACTGGTGGAATCCGCGGGAGGTCAGCGAAGCCTACATCGGCTGGATCGGCAGCAACGGACTGGGAAAGGTCGGCATCCACGTCTTTCCGTGGGTAAACCCGCGTCCGGACCTGCCCATCGCCTCGGTGGATTTCGTCAGCAACGACGTGGGCCCGATCCTGGGACTGGCGGCCCTGACCGCGGAAGAATGA